The genomic region ATTTGGGATTGACGCCGACCAATGACGGTACGATTATTCGGTTGCCCATTCCGCAGTTGACAGAAGACCGCAGGCGAGAACTGGTGCGGGTGGTGAGACAATATGCCGAAGAAAGCCGCATTTCGGTTCGCAATACCCGTCGCGACGCCAATGAACTCATCCGCGATGCACAAAAAGAAGGCGAGATTCCCGAAGACGATGCCAGGCGCACAACAGATCGCGTGCAGGATTTGACCGACGATTTTGTCGCGAAAATCGATGACGTGTTAAAAGAAAAAGAAGAAGAAATTATGGAAGTTTGATGCGAAACGAGATCTGCTGAATTGAAAAGGCCATCTCCATTGCGAGGTGGCCTTTTGGTTTTTGAGTCTGTGCCCCGGGTCCTTAGTATTTGATCGCATAGACCTCGACAAATTCGCCGTAGTGCCAGACGTAATACGCCGTGCGATAGTGCGATTTGGATCTGCCTGTTCGGGCGGCGCGTTCGACGGCTTCGGGAGGGTTGACGATCAGGAGTTTGCTGTCGAGGCGAAAACGAAAGCCCAGATGCGTGACGAAGGGCGCGAAGATTACACTGCCTGTTCGCACGTCGATAACGGCGAATTGCTGGCATTCTTCGCCGCAAAACCACCGCACAATGGTTTGATCGCCCGCAAAATTGGGACCGATTTTGGCACCGTGAATCAATCGGTCTTTGAATCGAAGCGCGCGCGGATGGCTCACGAGATTGACAGGACGCGGTTTGTCTTTGTAAATTTGGTATTCGGGAATCGCAAACTGTTCAAATTCGGGTTTTTCAGTCACGCGGTCAGGGGCGTCGGGTAACTCGAGTTCGGGCATACAGGCAAACAACATCAAAAAGAGAACGGGATGGATGGACTTGTATTTTGGCATGCTCATGCGTCATTTCCCGGTGATGATA from Gemmatimonadota bacterium harbors:
- the frr gene encoding ribosome recycling factor; amino-acid sequence: MIDEIMAEARTAMQKSVIALQNEMGTVRTGRANAHLLDQIRVEYYGTQVPINQVATVGVPEPRLIALQPWDKSAIPLIEKAILESNLGLTPTNDGTIIRLPIPQLTEDRRRELVRVVRQYAEESRISVRNTRRDANELIRDAQKEGEIPEDDARRTTDRVQDLTDDFVAKIDDVLKEKEEEIMEV